CGTCGCGACGGATCCGCAGCCGGCGCCGGTAGTAGCGCGCCATCGCCACGGTGAACCCGGCGAGCAGCACGCAGGTGACGCTGAGGAAGATGACCACTCCGGCCTCCGTTGAATCGGGAGCACCATCGTGCCGCGCCCGCTGCCGATCCGAGCGGACCCTTGTCCATTTCCCCGGCCGATCGGAGTGTTCATCCCGGCCGCGGGCTGCGCATATGCTCGGACTGTGCAGCCACTCCCTGCCCCTCCCGGCCTGTTGCCGACGGCGTTCCCGGCCGAGCTCGCCGACGACGTCCAAGCGGTTCTGGCGGTCATGCCCGCACCCCGGTTGCGGCCGGTGGCACCGTTCCCGGTGGTGCTGCAGGGCCGGCAGGTCGCCATCCCGGGACGCATCTACAACGACGAGCCGCCGCCGGAGTCCGTTGCCGCCCTCTCGTCGCGCCGGCGACAGGTGCTGCACTGCCTGTACTCACGGCACTGCGACGGCAGGGTCAGGCAGCGCCACCTGGCGCGGATCCTCGGTTCTCCGGACCCGTGGGTCTTCCCGTTCGTCGTTCAACTGGTCGGCGAGTACGTCCTGGAGATCCTGGTCGACATCAGGGACGGGCTTCGGGGCCTCGGTATCCCCGGGGATGCTCTCCGACTCGCCTACGGGGAGTTCCTCGTGGCCAACCCGGCCTTCTTCGACCGGACTCAGCGGCGGGTCGTGAGCTACTGGAGTTGCTACTACTGCTCTGCCTTCCGGAGCTTCCAGGGCTACCCCGGCTGCACTGTCCTGGACCTTCTGCGCTCCGCCGCTGCCGACAGCGCCGGGCGCCCCTGGCCCAGCCTCGCCCCGAAGGGCGCCGCCGGGCTGGACGGGTACTGCTGAGGTGCTGCGCCACGCCGCAGGTCACCTCTGCGCGGCGCCCGGTCTCGGCACTGCTTGCCAGGTCGCCCGAGTCGCCTTCCGGTCATGGGCGCATAGGCGGGGCACGTTTGGGCTGATCAGGCGGGCTGGGCGGATGCGGTCCCGGAGTGCCGGCGGCGCGCCGGACGCAGGCCGGGGGCGCAGTTCCGCTGGTCGGCGTCGCGACGGGGGCGGAAGGGAACCGGCTCGGGGCCACCGCGTCCAAGGGGACATGAGCAGACCACGGATCGCAGGGTTCATCGCCGCCGTCGCCGGTGTGTGCATCGCACTGGCCGGATGCTCCTCGTCCTCGCCGGGGGGATACCGCCAGGGACCGATCCTCGGCGATGTCTACTACCGCAGCTCGGACCACACGCTGCATGTGCTGTCATGCGGTGCCGAGTTCCGGATGACCCAGTCCGCGAAGCAGGTCACCATCGTGAGCGCCAGTCGGGTCCACCCCAGGGGCACAGGCTCCTGCAGGGTCTTCGACTTCACGCTGCGGCTGTCGGCGCCCCTCGGTGGCCGCCGGGTGGTCGACGGGTCCACCGACAAGGCGGTACCGGTCAAGGACTGGGGCCGGAACCGGCCCACCGCTGCCGAGACGCCTGCGCCCTCGCTGTCGACGAGGAGCTGGCCCCGCCCTCGGCGCGATACCGTCGCGCCATGGCTGACATCCGCTTGACGACGCCCTCCTTCCTCGTCCTCGGCATCATCGACAAGCTGGGCGAGGCCAGCCCCTACGACGTCAAGGTCGAGGCCGCGCGGACGGTGGCGCCCTTCTGGTCGGTGCCGCACGCGCAGGTGTACGCGCAGTGCGATCGGCTGGCGGAAGCCGGTCTGCTGTCGCAGGAGCGGCAGGGAGGCGGGCGCAATCGGCGGCTGATGCGGCTGACCGCAGCCGGCAAGGCGGCGCTGGAGGGGTGGCTGGCCGACCCCGCCTTCGTCCCGGTCGAGGCGCGCGAGCGCGGCATCCTCAAGCTCTGGTTCGGGGCCCGGCCGCAGACGCTGGCGCCGGTGCAACTCGACGAGCACCGGCGCGGACTGGCTGAGTATGAGCAACTCGCGGAGGGCGTTGGTGAGTTGCTCACCCGGGGGCAGCGCGAGGCGCTGGAGTTCGGCATCCGCTACGAGCGGATGATGGTCGACTTCTGGCAGTGGGTGGAGGACCGGGGATCGGCCGCACCCCCGGACTGACGGCCTTGCGGCCCCGGCGATCCGGTCGCGAATTGACCCCGTCCGCGTCGTTGACCGTCGGCCGGGGCGCCACTACGGTCTCGATAGTCCAGAAAGGACTATCGAGGGTCGTGGTCGAGGGGGCTGCCGTGAACCGTCTGCACAGCGTCGCCTGGGGGAGGGTGGCCGCGATCGCCGTGGTGGTGGTCTCCGTGGCCTACGCCCCGATCGCGATGACCGAACTGTGGCCGTACGCACATCCCGGCGCACCGGCGCTCGGGGAGTCGATCCTCGCCCACGCGGTGTCACCGAGCTATGTGGCCAGGGCCTTCGCGACCCGGATCGCGCCGTACCGGCACAGTCTGGTCCCGATGATCGTCCACTCGGTCCTGGGCGGCGCACTGATGCTGCTGGGACCGGTCCAGCTGGTCTCGGCGCTGCGCCGCCACCGCCGACTGCACCGAGTGACGGGTGTGGTGTTCGCACTGTCGGTGTACGCCTGCATGACGGCAGCCGGGATCTACCTGGCCCGCACCGCCCCCGCCGACGCGTTCAGCGGTGCGGCGTTCTGGATCGTCCTGGCCACCATCCTGGTCGGCACCGTGCTGAGCGTGACCTTCGGTATCGCCGCCGCCCTCGGCCGCTTCCCCGACCTGCACCAGCGCTGGATGCTGCTCTGCTACGGCTTCCTGATGACCGCTCCGTTGCTGCGGCTGGAGTGGGGCGCGCTCCCCGTCCTCTTCCCGGGGCTGTCCATGGAGCAGATCAACCGAATAGCGATCATGCACCTCGGGTCGGTGGCCGCCTTCGGCGCCCTGCTCGCCGCCCGGGCCATGGACCGGCGCACGGCGGTACCGGGGGTGACCGGCACCTGGGTCCCGCGCCCGGTGCTGCTCGCCGCGCACCTGGCCGGCGCGGCCGCCCTGGCCTGGATCGTCCGCTCCTACCTGGGCACGGGCGCCCAGGGGCACCGGCTGCTCGCCGCGTACCTGCTGCCGTACGCCGCGACCTACGCCGTCATGCTGGCCCGGCAGCGGCGCGCGGGCCGCGAGGGGAACGGATGGGCGCGCGAGGAGTGGCGGCTGCACCTGACCGCGCTCTGCCTGGCGCCGGGGCTCTCGGTCGGCGCGGCGCTGCCGTTCCAGCGCGGGCTGGGACTTGACCGACTGACCGCACTGTCCGCAGGGATCACCATCGGCTGCGGCGTACTGGCGTTCACGGCCACTGCCGTGGTCAGCCTGCGTGTGATGTACGGCAGGGAAGCGGTCAAGCGGGAGCGGATGACGGCCATCCGGCCGGGCGCAGCGGACGCCGTTCGGGCCGGAGCGCCGGCAGTGGCCGTGCCGTTGGTGGCGGACGGGTCGCCTACGACAGCTGATGCCACGACAGGTGATGCCATGACAGAGCGCGGATGAGGGAGAGCAGATGAGGGAGCAGACGAACGCGGCCGTCGCAGCGAACGCCGGTCCGGCTGTCCTCGCGGATACCGACGGCGGCCGCGAGCTGCTCCCGGGCGTGGTGGTGCTGTCCGCAGCGGTTGCCGTGGTGAGCATCCTCGTCGGCACGCTGATGGCCGCAGTGAGCCTCAGCGGCCATGTCTTCGGGGCCTGGAAGTCCCCGGGGCCGCTGAGCCAGGGACTGGTCGGCGCGGCGATGCTGGGGGTGGCGCCCGGTCTGTTCGCAGTCGGCCGGGCCCGGTACTGGGAGGAGGCCAGGACCCTGGTCCTTCCGCTGGCCGTGGTGCTGCCGGGCCTGCTCGCGGTCACCCTGCTCAATGCCGGGAAGCTGCAGGCGGCCCGGGGCGGAGAGATCGTCCTGGTCCTGTTCAGCCTCGGTTGGGTGGCCGTCCTCGGCGTGCTCGCCCTGAGCGCCCTCGGCTGCCTCTTCTGGCAGTACCTCAAGCCGGCGCCGCCGCCGGGCCGACCCGCGGTGGCACCGCTGCCGGGCTGGTCGAAGCCGTTCCTGGCGGTACTCGGATCGGCATGGTTCGGCATCGGGGCCGGTCTGCTGGCTCTGCCCGGCTTCTGGGGTGCCTTCCTCCCCTGGCGGGCGGACCGGCCGGACGCCCAGGCGCTCGGAGTCTGGGCGGTCGCGCTCGGCGTCGGCGTGCTCGGCGCACTGGCCGAGGACGACCTCGCCCGGCTGCGCCCCGCGCTGCTCGCGCTGCCCGGCGTGGCGGTGGCCGTGGCGGTGGTACTGGCCGGCCGGGCCACGGAGGTGCACTGGAACTCCGGCCCGGCTCTGTCCCTGGTGACGATGGTCGCCGGCCTGCTGCTCGCCGGCCTCGCCGGCCACTGGCTGCTCATTCGCCGCACGCCGACCCGTCGGCGCGCCCGACCCCCGGTGGCGGAGGAGCTCTGACGGATGCCCAGGCACCCGGTCCTACCCGGGCCGCGTTCCGAACCGATCGCGGTGAGCAGGACCACCGTCCCCTGCCGTCCCGCCGTCCGGACCGGCCCCATCGACTGGCAGACTGGCCCGATGACCGACTACCGCCCGCTGGGGCGTCCTCTCTTCTGCTCGCCCACCACTGAAGGCGCCGAGCCCGCCGACGGACGGCGCCCCGCCCCTGTCGAGCAGGGGGCCCACTTCCTCGCCCCGCCCGCCGACGAGCCCGAGAGCCTGCCCCGCCTGGTCCGCCGCTCGTTCGCCGCCGAGGGCCTGACCTTCTCCGCCCCCGACCAGCCGTAGGCGCGGCGCCCCGGCCGTCCGGCCCCTGCGCCTGCCGCGTATCCGCTGCGGAGCCGGCGCCCGAGACCGGGCGGCATGTCATGCCGGTCCAGTTCCTCGAAGGAGGAGCCCATCACCGCCCTCGCCCTGCCGTGGCGACGGTCTCGCGGTAGAGAGAGGTGCGGTAGATTCCGGACGCGGCCGAGTTGACGACGGTCACCAGCAGTCCGACGGCTATGACCGTCGCAACTGCGGCGAAGAGGACGGCCAGGCTGTTCGCCTCCACCGCGAGGATCAGCACCACGATCGCGCCGATCACGACGAGCGTGGTCGTGACGAGGAGCTTGAGGCCGCCGGCAACCCACCGGCCGAGCGCGTGGCGCCCGAGCGTGAGCGACCGGCGTAGGCCGGCCACGAGTCCGGTCCCCTCGACGACGATGACGGGCAGCGCGAAGAAGGTCAGTAGCGACCAGGAGAGCCCGAGCAGTTCGAAGAGCGCGGAGAGGCCGGCCAGCGACTCCCCGGTGCGCAGCATCGATCCGGCAACCAACGAGAACAGACTCCAGGAGAGAAGAGTGGGCAGACGCCTGCCGGCCGCGCGCAACGAGGCACTCACGGGGAGGCGTTCGCCACCGAGGAGCGCGTGCACGGAGTGCACCAGGGCAGCGGTGAAGACGCTGCTCAGCGCGGAGGCAGTCCACAGCACGAGTGCGATGGCAGCGGACTGGACCCCGGTGGGAGCCTCGTCGTGCACGAACCGGTGCCAAACCCCCTGCAGCAGCAGCGGCCAGGAGGCGGCCAGTACCGCCGCGTCAGTCGCGAGGCCGAGCGCGGGGAAGCAGAGCAGTCCGGGGCGCTGACGCAACACGCGTGCGGCTGTTCGTATGATCCCGCGCTTCATCGTGACCTCTCGCATGCTGGGTGGGTGCGGACCGGGCGCACCCGGCTGACTGCCGGTGTGCGGCACTTCCAGGTATTTCCCTGGGACACAGGCAATGCGAACTGTAAGGAACAGTACTGACAACTCGCTCGCTCCTTTGCGCCAGGAGCGCGGGGAGAATTCGGACACGAATGCCCAGTCCAGGCCAAAGGGACCGGTGGCTCTTACCAATTTCCCTCCCGGGCGGGCGACCCGTACTCGGTCGAACCACGGGTGCGTGCGGGGATCGCCGATTGCGCGCCACTCGACCTGTACGCTTCGATGCAGGTGCACCGTGACCAGGCGCTGGGCTGACTCCCTCACCTGGCCGTCCAACCGCGTGAGTGGGTGCCACTGTCGCCCGCGCGCAGAGCAGCACGGTGTCGCCTGTGCGTCGTGTCGGTATATGGGGGTCTTGTC
The Streptacidiphilus albus JL83 genome window above contains:
- a CDS encoding PadR family transcriptional regulator: MADIRLTTPSFLVLGIIDKLGEASPYDVKVEAARTVAPFWSVPHAQVYAQCDRLAEAGLLSQERQGGGRNRRLMRLTAAGKAALEGWLADPAFVPVEARERGILKLWFGARPQTLAPVQLDEHRRGLAEYEQLAEGVGELLTRGQREALEFGIRYERMMVDFWQWVEDRGSAAPPD
- a CDS encoding DUF2306 domain-containing protein, which produces MNRLHSVAWGRVAAIAVVVVSVAYAPIAMTELWPYAHPGAPALGESILAHAVSPSYVARAFATRIAPYRHSLVPMIVHSVLGGALMLLGPVQLVSALRRHRRLHRVTGVVFALSVYACMTAAGIYLARTAPADAFSGAAFWIVLATILVGTVLSVTFGIAAALGRFPDLHQRWMLLCYGFLMTAPLLRLEWGALPVLFPGLSMEQINRIAIMHLGSVAAFGALLAARAMDRRTAVPGVTGTWVPRPVLLAAHLAGAAALAWIVRSYLGTGAQGHRLLAAYLLPYAATYAVMLARQRRAGREGNGWAREEWRLHLTALCLAPGLSVGAALPFQRGLGLDRLTALSAGITIGCGVLAFTATAVVSLRVMYGREAVKRERMTAIRPGAADAVRAGAPAVAVPLVADGSPTTADATTGDAMTERG
- a CDS encoding DUF6159 family protein translates to MLRQRPGLLCFPALGLATDAAVLAASWPLLLQGVWHRFVHDEAPTGVQSAAIALVLWTASALSSVFTAALVHSVHALLGGERLPVSASLRAAGRRLPTLLSWSLFSLVAGSMLRTGESLAGLSALFELLGLSWSLLTFFALPVIVVEGTGLVAGLRRSLTLGRHALGRWVAGGLKLLVTTTLVVIGAIVVLILAVEANSLAVLFAAVATVIAVGLLVTVVNSAASGIYRTSLYRETVATAGRGR